The Ichthyobacterium seriolicida sequence CCAGGAGAAATAGCCTTTGTCTTTTTCTAATATTTCCAATACTCTGAGTCCTTTGTATTTTCCAAAGTTGAATATTTCAAAATCTTGATCGTCTAAACCTATGAATCCAGCTAGATCTACACTTCTATTGTGTTGTGAAAATTCACTTAAAAAGTCCATTTCATTTTTCAATTCTGGGTAGTGATCTAATTGAGATTTTAAGATTTCGTACGTAGCCTGAGTATCGGCTTGTGCAGAATGTGCATTTGATAGTTCTTTTTTGCAATAGAACTTATAAGCAGCCGAGAGAGTTCTCTGTTCCATCTTGTGGAAGATATTTTGAACATCTATGCTCTTTCTATTTTTCATGCTGAAATCTTCTCCAGCTCTTAAAAATTCCTCGGCTAAGAGAGGTATGTCGAACTTATTAGAATTATAGCCACATAGGTCAGAATTTTTGATCATTTTTTTTATCTCTGGCAATATATCTTTAAACGTGGGTTTATCAGCCACATCTTCATTTGTTATATTGTGTACCTTAATGGACTCTTCAGGGATTACTACAGTTGGATTTACCAACCAAGTTTTACTCTCTTGAGTTGAGTCGACTAGTATTTTTAGTATAGATATTTCTATTATTCTGTCTTTAGAAATATTAGTTCCTGTCGTTTCTAAGTCGAAAAAACAAATGGGTTTAGTTATGTTTAAGTCCATAATTATTTAGTGATTTTTATTTTTAAAACGAGACTTGCCCAAGAAGGCATTTTTTATTCTGTATAGTATTTATCTGCTATTGAAATTATCTGCGAAAGTATATCTATTCCTTCATCTACTTCTGTCTTAGAAATACAAAGAGGAGGAGCTATGAATATAAAATTCCATCTGATTATGGTAAACATATTCAACTTTTTCATCTTATCTACCATTAGATTGTTTACTTTCATCTCCAGTGGAGATGCATTCCAAGGTGTAGTAGGTTCTTTTGTTTTTCTGTTTTTAACCAATTCTATACAACCCAATAATCCAGTATTTCTAAAGTCTCCTATAGATGGATGTTTCTCTGCCAATTCCTTGACTTTTTCTTCTATGTATCTTCCCATGACACTTGCGTTTTCCACCAAATTATTTTCCTCTATTATAGATATATTTTCCAGAGCGGCAGCACAAGACACAGCGTGTGAGGAATAGGTAAGACCCAAGGGCAGGGAGATATCATCAAAATAATCGGCTATTTTATCTGTTACTACTACAGCTCCTAGAGGTAAATACCCAGATGTTAATCCTTTAGCTAAGCACATGATATCAGGTGTGGTATTGTGATGATCTATAGCGAACATCTTACCAGTTCTTCCAAATCCACTCATAACTTCGTCATCTATTAAAAGTATTCCGTATTTGTCGGCTATCTCTCTTAAACCTTTCCAATAAAAAGGAGGATATTTGATACATCCTGAAGAACCTGATTCCCCTTCAAATAATAATGCTGCTATGCTGTTAGGATTTTCAAATTCTATGACTCTATTCAAATGTTTTAAGGCCATTTCTCCACATTCTTCAATAGAGGAAGTGTTCCAAGGACATCGGTACGCGTAAGGGTTCTCTACGTGTAATACGTTTGGCATAGATTGACTATCAACTGCAAATTTTCTAGGATCTCCACTGGCAGATATAGAGCCGTAAGTAGAACCGTGATAAGATCTATAATGCGTGATTATTTTATGTCTTCCAGTATAGACTCTAGCTATTTTGATAGCATTTTCTATGGATTCCGTGCCGCCTAATGTAAAAAAGCTCTTGGTGAGATTGCCAGGGGTTATTTCAAACAATTTTTTTCCTAGTTTCTCTCTGGGATCCGTCATAAATCCAGGATTGACATAAGATACTTTTTGCATTTGATTGACTATAGCATCAGTTATTCTCTTATTTCCATGGCCTATATTTACACCGATTAATTGAGATGAAAAATCTATTATTTTATTTCCATTGGAGTCATATATGTAAACACCTTCTGCTCTGTCTATTTTTATTGGATTTAATCCTTTTTGTTTAGACCAGGAAAATAATGTGTAGTTATTGTTTTCAATCATTTTGCACAATTTATTTTTTAAATCAAAAAAAGTATAAGACAGACTAGTTAATATAATTTATATACTTAAATACTTCTCTGTTAAAGTTATTTTGATCATTTTCCGATAGATTGACTTTTATGGGGATGTACCAAATATCCATTTCTTGAATAGGTAATTCTAATAGTCTCATATAATCCTTTTCTGTAGTGAGAATTGTATTTTGTTTTTCCCTCATCACCTCTAGATCCCTTTTTGTGAAGTTGTGATGATCTCTGTAATTCAGGTGCATAAAATTAATTTTTTTTTCTTTTAGAAATTCTTCTAATGGATTAGGATTAGCTATACCAGTTACCAAGGTGATCTCTTGATTTTTAAGACTTTCTATTTTTTTATTGCTCAATCTGTTGTATATAAATTCAGAATATATTATGCTAGAAAAATAAATACGTTGATCTCTTTTAATATTCAGCTCTTTGCTTATATCTAGTTTTTCCTTTTTAGAGATATCAATTGGGCATTTGCTGACTATTATAATATCAGCCCTGTCAGCTCCTTTAGCATTTTCTCTCAATAATCCTAGAGGCATTAGATAGTCTTTTTTATAATTTTTGCTATAATCTGTTAGTAGTATATTCAAATTAGCTCTTATGGCTCTGTGTTGAAAGGCATCGTCTAGTAAGACTATATCTAATTTTTCAAAAGCCTTTTTGAGGTATTTTATACCTCTTACCCTATTGGCATCTACAGCGACTGTAATGTTTTTGTTTTTTTTATATAATTGAAGTGGTTCATCGCCTATATCATCAACAGTGGAATATTTATCTGCTATTACAAAGCCTTTGCTTTTTCTCTTGTATCCTCTGCTGAGTACAGCTATTTTGAAATCATCTTTTAAGATATTTATCAAATACTCTATGTGGGGAGTTTTTCCACTTCCTCCAACATTTAAATTTCCAATACATATGACAATAGGATTTTCGAAATTGAAGGATTTAAATATTTCATTATCGTAGAGTTTATTTCTGATAAATGTTATTAGGTCATATAACTTAGATAAAGGGTATAAAAGCACTTTTAATATCCTCATAAATTATGAAATAATTTCTAGCGAATGTAGTAAATTCGCTTGTTTATTTTTTTAAAAATCCTAAGATGAAACTTGTAATAGTAGGGGCTACAGGCCTTGTAGGACGAATAATATTTAAACTCTTACAAGAGAGGGATTTTCCCCTAGAGGAGTTGTTTTTAGTAGCTTCTAAAAAGTCTCTTGGAAAGGAGTTTTATTTTAAGGGAAAACCTACAAAAGTAATTGATATAGAAGAGGCTTTGCACCTAAGGCCTGATATAGCTATTTTTTCGGCTGGTGGAGATCTCTCTTTAATTTGGGCTCCAAAATTCTCAGAAATAGGAACTACAGTAATAGATAATTCTTCTGCTTGGAGAAGAGATCCTACCAAAAAATTAATAGTTCCAGAGATAAATGCAAGTGAATTATCAAGAGAGGATAAGATAATATCTAATCCTAATTGTTCTACCATACAGATGGTTATGGTTTTAAATCCACTTCACCAAAAATATCGAATCAAAAGGGTTGTAATCTCTACATATCAGTCAGTTACAGGTACTGGGATCAGAGGTATTTCTCAATTGGAAGATGAAGAAAAGTCTAATTTTAATTCAGAAAAAGTTTATCCACATCAAATATATAGAAATGTAATTCCTCATTGTGATGATTTCGAAGACAATGCTTATACCAAAGAGGAGATGAAATTGATAAGGGAGACAAAGAAAATTTTAGGTGATGACACTATAAATCTAACGGCTACCGCTGTACGTATACCTGTAACAGGAGGCCATTCTGAAAGTATAAATATAGAGTTTGAAAATGATTTTGATATAGACGAATTAACAGCTCTTTTAAAAGACACAAACGGTGTGATTGTACAAGATGATATATTGAATAATAAATACCCTATGCCTATTTGTGCAAATGATAATGACAATGTTTTTGTGGGGCGTA is a genomic window containing:
- a CDS encoding 3'-5' exonuclease, producing the protein MDLNITKPICFFDLETTGTNISKDRIIEISILKILVDSTQESKTWLVNPTVVIPEESIKVHNITNEDVADKPTFKDILPEIKKMIKNSDLCGYNSNKFDIPLLAEEFLRAGEDFSMKNRKSIDVQNIFHKMEQRTLSAAYKFYCKKELSNAHSAQADTQATYEILKSQLDHYPELKNEMDFLSEFSQHNRSVDLAGFIGLDDQDFEIFNFGKYKGLRVLEILEKDKGYFSWIQNSDFPLYTKKILTEIRLKNFNKK
- a CDS encoding aminotransferase class III-fold pyridoxal phosphate-dependent enzyme, which produces MIENNNYTLFSWSKQKGLNPIKIDRAEGVYIYDSNGNKIIDFSSQLIGVNIGHGNKRITDAIVNQMQKVSYVNPGFMTDPREKLGKKLFEITPGNLTKSFFTLGGTESIENAIKIARVYTGRHKIITHYRSYHGSTYGSISASGDPRKFAVDSQSMPNVLHVENPYAYRCPWNTSSIEECGEMALKHLNRVIEFENPNSIAALLFEGESGSSGCIKYPPFYWKGLREIADKYGILLIDDEVMSGFGRTGKMFAIDHHNTTPDIMCLAKGLTSGYLPLGAVVVTDKIADYFDDISLPLGLTYSSHAVSCAAALENISIIEENNLVENASVMGRYIEEKVKELAEKHPSIGDFRNTGLLGCIELVKNRKTKEPTTPWNASPLEMKVNNLMVDKMKKLNMFTIIRWNFIFIAPPLCISKTEVDEGIDILSQIISIADKYYTE
- the lpxK gene encoding tetraacyldisaccharide 4'-kinase: MRILKVLLYPLSKLYDLITFIRNKLYDNEIFKSFNFENPIVICIGNLNVGGSGKTPHIEYLINILKDDFKIAVLSRGYKRKSKGFVIADKYSTVDDIGDEPLQLYKKNKNITVAVDANRVRGIKYLKKAFEKLDIVLLDDAFQHRAIRANLNILLTDYSKNYKKDYLMPLGLLRENAKGADRADIIIVSKCPIDISKKEKLDISKELNIKRDQRIYFSSIIYSEFIYNRLSNKKIESLKNQEITLVTGIANPNPLEEFLKEKKINFMHLNYRDHHNFTKRDLEVMREKQNTILTTEKDYMRLLELPIQEMDIWYIPIKVNLSENDQNNFNREVFKYINYIN
- a CDS encoding aspartate-semialdehyde dehydrogenase → MKLVIVGATGLVGRIIFKLLQERDFPLEELFLVASKKSLGKEFYFKGKPTKVIDIEEALHLRPDIAIFSAGGDLSLIWAPKFSEIGTTVIDNSSAWRRDPTKKLIVPEINASELSREDKIISNPNCSTIQMVMVLNPLHQKYRIKRVVISTYQSVTGTGIRGISQLEDEEKSNFNSEKVYPHQIYRNVIPHCDDFEDNAYTKEEMKLIRETKKILGDDTINLTATAVRIPVTGGHSESINIEFENDFDIDELTALLKDTNGVIVQDDILNNKYPMPICANDNDNVFVGRIRRDHSREKALNLWIVSDNLRKGAATNTVQIAEYLVKNKLI